One stretch of Eupeodes corollae chromosome 2, idEupCoro1.1, whole genome shotgun sequence DNA includes these proteins:
- the LOC129945119 gene encoding uncharacterized protein LOC129945119: MCAIVNAAGNSVPPVFVFPRARFHDHMLKGAPNGSIELANSPTNGWMTSQLFVKVLDHLQKYSRSTTNDPILLLLDNHESHCSIDAIKFCRENGIVLLTFPPHCTHKLQPLDVSVIGPFKKKLSLSQNDWLLNNPKKTITIHDLPSIVTPAYNNSFTPGQVSEQQGSFPFHEMFVVMKTSIVVKLLKGSLIPQKCLNHQYQETL; encoded by the coding sequence ATGTGTGCGATTGTAAATGCAGCTGGAAACTCTGTACCGCCGGTATTTGTATTTCCAAGAGCAAGATTCCACGATCATATGCTTAAGGGAGCACCAAACGGTTCGATAGAACTAGCAAATAGTCCCACAAACGGATGGATGACAAGCCAATTATTTGTGAAAGTCCTTGACCACCTTCAAAAATATTCGAGGTCTACAACGAATGATCCAATTCTTCTACTTCTCGATAACCATGAAAGCCATTGTTCTATAGACGCCATAAAGTTCTGCCGGGAAAATGGCATTGTTTTGCTCACTTTTCCACCCCACTGCACCCACAAGTTACAGCCGTTAGATGTTTCAGTCATAGGACcgtttaaaaagaaactatcaCTTTCACAAAATGATTGGCTACTCAACAATCCAAAGAAGACTATTACCATTCATGACCTACCTTCAATAGTGACACCGGCATACAACAATTCATTCACACCAGGTCAGGTTTCAGAGCAACAGGGATCTTTCCCTTTTCACGAAATGTTTGTAGTGATGAAGACTTCGATTGTAGTGAAGTTACTAAAAGGATCTTTAATTCCCCAGAAGTGTCTCAACCATCAATACCAGGAAACACTGTAA